Within the Medicago truncatula cultivar Jemalong A17 chromosome 4, MtrunA17r5.0-ANR, whole genome shotgun sequence genome, the region tactccctccattttaaaataagtgtcgttttagcaacaaaaaaaaaattgtttcaaaatgaatgtcactttcattttccaatgcaataataactttttttttcaatcgtACCCGatcaattaatactatgttacactacttccaaattttatttttttttctttaatgaaaaacaaatcaatgagtgattaagataatttggtaaaactgctgacatttgactactttatttcattcttGATCCGTGTGTAATTGGTTAaaggacattcattttgaaacggacGGAGGACGACAAATGCCATTATGGTAACAAACTCCTCATGAATGTGAATGTGGCATTGCTTGCTCTTATCACTTTCACAACCGTCACTCACAACACAACATAGTCAAACTTTTTAGTTTATCGTGTTTAATTTGCCTTCtattctattttcaaattttcaaaatcgaCTGCACAATGATACTTAGCAAACTCCACTTGCAAATACTGATGTTATAAATTCCTAATTCCATATCCTATCATATCATAGCTTTTACACTTTTTCTAATGGAGATAATTCAGGATCTGCACCCACAATCAACTACAACTACTACAGGTTAGGAACATGATTCTCtctaattcattttatttgcaTAACAATCACTATAATCATCATGCAATTAATCTAATTAACTATAAGGAATTAGGATTCTATTCGGttgaattatattttgtttagtgTAAGTCAAATTTGAATAGTTCTGATAAATCATGTATCTCAAAGTTGATAGGTAATGTTGTAATCTTGATTGTAGTATTTAAAGGTTCaattgcaattttggtcccctattttCACCATTTTATGGATTTGGTTCCCCTATTTTATAATGGTCCTCTATAtttcttaactaaaaattgGTGATGATCTAATGATGAAAAAAGATCAATATCCatcaaattataagcaaaatttcttaaaaacttCATTTTAAACTTGTCATATCATCATATTTTAGACTAAATATTTGTTGAAGTGATCAAAACTGTCACATTTTAAAATAGAGGGTTCAACTTTGTAAAATGGTGTAagtagagggactaaaattgcaattaaacctatttaaaaacaaaaataccaCATAACAATGGCTCAAATACATCAAAACTTGCTTTAGGCTTCCCTAACTATTGAAAATTACTGACCATGTTAATCTTTCACTACTGATAATACAAAGAAACTATAGTTGCTCTCTGGTCAGAGACATAGACAAAATTGACCGAACTTTGTGTGTTCATCATTTGCGTCATTATTTCTTTACTATTTTAATCTGTTTTGGTGTTCACTGTTCTAACAAATCATATCagaggaaaaaaatgaagaaccTCAACATCAAAGATTAAGAGATTTCAAATGGTGGTTTCGTGTATCTCTCTACATAGTATTTCTTTTGGTAGGTCAATCTACAGCCAATCTTCTGGGAAGACTATATTATGACAAAGGTGGTAATAGTAAATGGATGGCAACATTTGTTCAATCAGCTGGATTCCCTATACTACTTCCACTCTATTTTATCTTCACACCACATGCTAAATCTACCAACATAAATGCCAATATTGATTCCTCcaaaaaaaccaaaccaaaattaTCCACCATTGTTTCTCTTTACATATTTTTTGGCTTACTTTTAGCAGGGGACAATTTGATGTATTCCAATGGACTTCTATATCTTTCACTTTCCACCTATTCTTTACTATGTGCAACACAATTAGCCTTCAATGCAGTATTTTCTTATTTCCTTAATTCCCAAAAGTTCACAGCATTCATATTCAATTCTGTAGTTCTGCTTACTATTTCGTCTGCCCTACTTGCCATCAATAACGACGATTCTGAGGACTCGACGAATCTTCCTAAAGATAAGCGAGTACTTGGATTCGTCTTCACCCTTGGTGCATCtgttacattttctttataTCTTTCCCTTGTGCAGCTTTCTTTTGACAAAGTTATAAAAAGCGAAACCTTTTCTGTTATATTAGACATGCAATTTTACCCTTCTTTCGTCGCTACTTGTGCTTGTGTTGTTGGGTTGTTTGCAAGTGGAGAATGGAAAAGTTTGAATAAGGAGATGAAGGAATATGAACTGGGAAAGGTGTCATATATAATGACTTTGTTTTGGACTGCTGTGACATGGCAAGTATCTTCCATTGGTATGTTAGGGTTAGTTTTAGATGTATCTTCATTGTTCTCAAATGTAATAGGTACAGTGGTACTTCCCGTAGGTCCTATCCTTGCTGTTATTTTCTTCCATGACAAAATTAATGGGGTGAAGTTTATAGCTTTGATGTTAGCAATATGGGGATTTCTTTCCTATATTTATCAACATTATCTAGATGACAAAAAAGCCAAAGCAAATGAATCTCATCTTCCTCAGGTTTCAAGGGGTGAGGTAGAAATTTGCTGATGGAAATAGACCAAATTTTCATGAAGCTAAagtagttttttatttgaattaagTTTGAGACAAAAGCTAAAGTAGTTTTGCAATTTTGAGAATTGTATCCTTCTTTATCTTGGAAACATATACTATGACAAACAGAATATAGAAGCTGCTTTTGAATAGAAATTTACTAGGGTAAGTGAATGATACCTAATGTCAAAGACAGAACAATTACTCATATACATCAATTCAGAAGCTGGTGGATTTTCTGCACTAATCTCCACCCATTAGCACTAACACGTTACACTCCCATTTTGCTAAATACTCTTACCGACCGATTCAGAATCAATACACACCAGCTGCAGTTCGGCTATATACGCACTACAACTTCCAATATCCTTGTAGAAACCACCAAGCCATTCTCCATCCGCACATCGAATTAATAAGCCACACTCTAAAACAATATCGCCTTTGTTGCTAGCATACGATACTCTTTACGTCTTCTTGGGCAGTGTCTTGTCAATCCGAAATTGCTGTCTATACTTGCAGCTGATAACAGACCCTGCAAGCAAAACGTTAAGTCTTCTTGACACTCCCATCCAGGTTCCACGCCGTCATCAAGTCTTGAGAAATTTTCTTGATTCATTTCCTTATTCCTCCAAAAGTGATGGCAAGCCAAAGCCCGTAATTCTTTGCGGTTTCCAAAATTCCAATGCGTATTCCTTTCTCACTTAACATCTATTGTTTTTGTAGTTGCTCCTTTATCAAATTGTTGGTTTTGGATTTCAGAATTGTTATATTTGGATTTCCAAAGTCGTTATGAGAAAGAATTTTCATTGTTGAGTCACGATCAAGTCGCTTTTTAAGAGTTTTCGTGGCACTGCTAAAAAATTATGCAAGTCATACTATCAGCCTCGgtaaaacaaatttaactaCAACTGTGCGATTAACCACTGCACTAAGAAAatcgttcgagaattacacctccAATATGACTATTAATGTCACTCTTTTAAAACTGAAACCAATCAATTATGGTACTATGACCACCCTACTATGATTTTgtgaccactcaaatatggtgttaggATCATTCTAACTTGTAACATCTCCAAATATCAATGTAATATttcaaccactcaaatatgaTGCTACAACCATTCTAACATCTAACTTCTCtaagaattgaagaaaaatatattgttaaaaTCATTCTTATTATACCGAAAATGGACTACGAtcctaaaatattatttattctaaagAGACATAAATAATTGAAGGGACTATGCTCTTAAGACACTTCTTAATTCAAAATGGACAATATATCGAAAAATGACTATGGTCTTAAACACTCTTAATTCTGAATggacagaagaagaaaaaaataaagagaaaaaagactcatcaacacaagtcaaggagagagagagagtacaCATTCATAGGGCTCTACTAGTAAGTTTAACTCTCTTGAACTCCAGAATCCAAATGTtgttaccaatttttttttgtttacttttcaTTAACATTGTtatcaatcaaaacaaaacctttttttgTTCAATCAAGTAACAAAtattattcaacaacataaaGCGATCTTCAAATTTGACACTCAATCTTACCGTTTTAAATGTCTGGCTGATACCATGATTGCAATATAAATTTATGGATCAGGATCTGCTGCTGTGTGAAACCACCCAGTTTTGAATTATGACCATTGAATCTTTATTGACTggtattattataattttatcaaaccatCTAATGCTGAAATAAAAACTGTGTTATACTTTACAGCATCAAAATCCATATCCtaaatttatatagaaaaagagAGAAGCAAGCATGTAATAAAAAGATGACATAGCTCCAATACACCCTCTCACCTTAGTGGTGCACGATTATAAATGGTAGGTGG harbors:
- the LOC25493553 gene encoding probable purine permease 11, which codes for MEIIQDLHPQSTTTTTEEKNEEPQHQRLRDFKWWFRVSLYIVFLLVGQSTANLLGRLYYDKGGNSKWMATFVQSAGFPILLPLYFIFTPHAKSTNINANIDSSKKTKPKLSTIVSLYIFFGLLLAGDNLMYSNGLLYLSLSTYSLLCATQLAFNAVFSYFLNSQKFTAFIFNSVVLLTISSALLAINNDDSEDSTNLPKDKRVLGFVFTLGASVTFSLYLSLVQLSFDKVIKSETFSVILDMQFYPSFVATCACVVGLFASGEWKSLNKEMKEYELGKVSYIMTLFWTAVTWQVSSIGMLGLVLDVSSLFSNVIGTVVLPVGPILAVIFFHDKINGVKFIALMLAIWGFLSYIYQHYLDDKKAKANESHLPQVSRGEVEIC